A DNA window from Fusobacterium sp. JB019 contains the following coding sequences:
- a CDS encoding helix-hairpin-helix domain-containing protein encodes MKKIIKRIVYLFFLISILTYSMDTEYKINYSDSSSGKLDINLATKSQMLKAGVAQSYVYKILEFRTLVGGIDNFNQLNRIKGIGKSTCNKLKKYFIIDEVPEYKELYINRADDKILKYYGFEKKQIKLLRKYLKENNLILDNREIKKILTKKQYNEYKDIINYNQ; translated from the coding sequence TTGAAAAAGATAATAAAAAGAATAGTGTATTTATTTTTTTTAATATCTATATTAACATATTCTATGGATACAGAATATAAAATTAATTATAGTGATTCTTCTTCGGGGAAATTAGATATAAATTTAGCAACAAAATCTCAAATGTTAAAAGCAGGAGTAGCCCAAAGTTATGTTTATAAAATTTTAGAATTTAGGACTTTAGTAGGAGGAATTGATAATTTTAATCAATTAAATAGAATAAAAGGTATTGGTAAAAGTACTTGTAATAAATTAAAAAAATATTTTATAATAGATGAAGTGCCTGAGTATAAAGAATTATATATTAATAGAGCAGATGATAAAATTTTAAAATATTATGGGTTTGAAAAAAAGCAAATAAAATTACTTAGAAAATATTTGAAAGAAAATAATTTGATATTAGATAATAGAGAAATAAAGAAAATATTAACTAAAAAACAGTATAATGAATATAAAGATATAATAAATTATAATCAATAA